In Anaerolineae bacterium, the DNA window CACGCGGGGCTGGACGAGCTGGCCCGCCGGCAAAAAGTGACCCTGCTGGGCACCGGCATCAACCCCGGCTTCATCATGGACACCCTGGCTTTGGCACTGAGCGCGCCCTGCATGCGGCTGGAGCGGGTGCAGGTGCATCGTGTGGTGGACGCCGCCGCCCGCCGGCTTCCCCTTCAGCACAAGATCGGCGCCGGCCTCACGCTGGAGGAGTTCGAGGCCGAGCGGTCTGCCGGCCGCGTCGGGCATGTCGGCCTGGCGGAATCGGCCGCCCTCATCGCGTACGGCCTGGGCTGGCGGCTGGAACGGATCGAGGAGACGCTGGAGCCTATCGCCGCATCGGAGAACGCTGAGACGCCGTATCTGTCCGTACCGGCCGGCTCCGTCGCCGGCATCCATCAGGTAGCGCTGGGATTGGAAGGGGATGCGCTCCGGGTGGTGCTGATGCTGGATATGGCGGTGCATGCGCCCGAGCCAGGCGATCACATCCTGCTGGATATGGGCGCCGGCGGCCGCATTGAGGCACATATCGCCGGCATCCACGGGGATACAGCCACCGCCGCGGTGGTCATCAACGCCATCCCGCAGGTGCTCCGCGCACCGGCCGGCTTCCTGACCATGGCCGATATGCCGCTGGTGCGGTATTGGGGCCGGCCGGCCTGGTAAGGAGGCGCGCCATGTCCGAACTGTTGGTCTACCGCAACGGCGAGCTGGTGCCGGACAGCCAAGCCACGATCTCGATCCATGACGGCGGGTTCCTGCTCGGCGATTCAGTGTATGAGGCGGTGCGCACCTTTCGTTTTGTGCCGTTCCATCTGGAACCGCATCTCGACCGGCTGTGGCGCTCGCTGACCTATGCCCGGATCGACCCTGGCATGAGCCGGCAGGAACTGCGCCAAGCCGTGATGATGACGCTGGAGGCCAATCGACCTCTGCTGGAGGATGACGTCTGGTTGTACTTGTACATCACGCGCGGCCGGTTTGTGAACAATGTGCAGTATTACCTTCCTGCGTCCGCGGAAGAGCGCCGGCCGACCATCATCATCTTCTGCCGGCCGCTCCCCTTCGCGGCCTTTGCGCGAGGGTATGAGCAGGGCGTGCATGCGGTCATCCCGCCGTCGCGCCACCTGCCCCCGCAGTGCCTGGACCCGAAACTGAAGACCGGCTCGCGCATGCACCTCGTGCTGGCGGAGTTCGAGGCGCGCATGGTGGACCCGGAGGCCTGGTCGCTCATCCTGGATATTCACGGCAATCTGACGGAGAACAAGAGCGGCAATGTGTTCGTGGTGAAGGACGGCGCGCTGTACACGCCGCCGGCCGACGGTGTCTTGGCCGGCATCACGCGGGCGACGGTGCTGGAGCTGGCCGGCAGGCTGGGCATTCCGGCGCATGAGTGCCCTCTGCAGGCCTATCATGCCCTGACCGCGGATGAGGCCTTTTTCACTTCCACGGGCTACTGCATCATGCCCATTACCCGCATCAACAAAATAGTCATCGGGGATGGCCGGCCAGGTCCCATCACGCGGCGTCTGCTGACGGCCTGGGGGGAGATGGTCGGGATAGACCTGGTGGAGCAGGCGCGCCGGCACCTGCGGGAATAGTCCGGCCGGCGCGCCGCAGTGCGTGGGTGGTCAGTGAAGCCCCAGGACGGTGGCCAGGAAAAAGCCCAGCGCCAGCAGGAACGGCGTGCCGACGGTGACGATGACATTGAGTCCCATGGCCGGCAGAAGCTCGGGGATGGATTCCGCGTGGCGCGCCGCCAGGCGGTAGGCCTGCCAGGCGGGAATGGCCGTGAGCAGAGCTAGGAGACTGGTCCAAGGGAAGAGCCCCGCCAGAGTGCTAATGATGATGGTGGCGTAGGCCAGGATGAGGAGCAGGCCGTACAGCCGGCTGCTGGCCTGCCGGCCGATGGTGATGGGAAAATGCCGGCGGCCAATGGACTGATCCGCCTCGACGTCGGGGAACTGATTGAGCAGGAGTAGGTTGCTGACCAGGAACGTGGG includes these proteins:
- a CDS encoding dihydrodipicolinate reductase — protein: MTELRVVQYGLGPIGCECVRQLLTRPGVRLVGAVDIDPGKAGRDVAEVAGLPEPLGIRVRDDAPALLAETRPDVVIHSTASSLPAVAGQLADILSAGAHVITTCEEAAFPGWRHPEVHAGLDELARRQKVTLLGTGINPGFIMDTLALALSAPCMRLERVQVHRVVDAAARRLPLQHKIGAGLTLEEFEAERSAGRVGHVGLAESAALIAYGLGWRLERIEETLEPIAASENAETPYLSVPAGSVAGIHQVALGLEGDALRVVLMLDMAVHAPEPGDHILLDMGAGGRIEAHIAGIHGDTATAAVVINAIPQVLRAPAGFLTMADMPLVRYWGRPAW
- a CDS encoding aminotransferase class IV, translating into MSELLVYRNGELVPDSQATISIHDGGFLLGDSVYEAVRTFRFVPFHLEPHLDRLWRSLTYARIDPGMSRQELRQAVMMTLEANRPLLEDDVWLYLYITRGRFVNNVQYYLPASAEERRPTIIIFCRPLPFAAFARGYEQGVHAVIPPSRHLPPQCLDPKLKTGSRMHLVLAEFEARMVDPEAWSLILDIHGNLTENKSGNVFVVKDGALYTPPADGVLAGITRATVLELAGRLGIPAHECPLQAYHALTADEAFFTSTGYCIMPITRINKIVIGDGRPGPITRRLLTAWGEMVGIDLVEQARRHLRE